A section of the Virgibacillus sp. NKC19-3 genome encodes:
- a CDS encoding LacI family DNA-binding transcriptional regulator: protein MVNIQQVAKEAGVSVATVSRVLHEPNVVTVKTKLKVEEAIQKLNYNPSMLGRNLRKSESRLLLILIPDISNPFYFDIIKGIESVFIRNHYNILLCETNSNPERENIYFDLIRAKMADGIISMDPAVNMEALMDLAENYPVIQCSEYTDEGDIPYVTIDNEAASHRAVKHLIKIGNEKVALINSNKKYLYTRQRKKGYQRALEEQGISVRSEYIYHTDDLGFDYGQQTMKRILKLTDPPTAIFTVSDLLAIGALKEIHAQGLHVPDDIAVIGFDKIDFSNMTNPALTTIAQPMYKMGTIAADMLIQKIKGEHVESIILDHELVIREST, encoded by the coding sequence ATGGTGAACATCCAACAAGTTGCAAAAGAAGCGGGTGTATCTGTAGCTACAGTCTCACGCGTGTTACATGAACCAAATGTGGTTACGGTGAAAACAAAACTGAAAGTAGAAGAAGCGATTCAAAAATTGAATTATAATCCGAGTATGCTCGGCAGGAATTTAAGAAAATCCGAAAGTCGATTGCTTTTGATCCTTATCCCTGATATTTCGAATCCGTTTTACTTCGATATCATTAAAGGGATTGAAAGTGTTTTTATTCGCAACCATTATAATATTCTGTTATGTGAAACGAACTCGAACCCGGAGCGGGAAAATATATATTTTGATCTTATTAGGGCGAAAATGGCTGATGGGATTATTTCGATGGATCCTGCTGTCAACATGGAAGCGCTTATGGACCTGGCTGAAAATTACCCGGTTATACAATGCAGTGAATACACCGATGAAGGTGACATTCCGTATGTGACTATTGATAATGAAGCAGCATCTCATAGGGCCGTCAAGCATTTAATTAAGATTGGAAACGAGAAAGTAGCATTAATAAATTCAAATAAGAAGTATCTTTATACTCGCCAACGGAAAAAAGGATATCAAAGGGCTTTAGAAGAGCAGGGGATTTCTGTCAGAAGTGAGTACATCTATCATACGGACGATTTAGGGTTTGACTATGGACAGCAAACGATGAAAAGGATTTTAAAGTTAACCGATCCGCCAACGGCTATATTTACTGTATCTGATTTATTAGCGATTGGGGCATTAAAAGAAATTCATGCACAAGGTTTACATGTGCCGGATGATATCGCTGTGATAGGTTTTGATAAAATTGATTTCTCCAATATGACAAATCCTGCGCTTACAACCATTGCCCAACCAATGTATAAAATGGGCACAATTGCCGCAGATATGTTGATCCAAAAAATCAAAGGAGAACATGTTGAAAGTATTATTCTGGATCATGAGTTAGTGATACGAGAATCAACATAA
- a CDS encoding substrate-binding domain-containing protein, protein MKYVWFVGMVLGALMILSACGGSEESSGDGGEGASLTIGISLPSATHGWMGALIDHAETEANEISESEGIDYVMTNAENPNEQANDVDDLIAQDVDAMVILPIESAALTPSGQNVADADIPLVVVDRELENDAADVVVTGDNEGIGRNAGNYLVNQLDGEGKIVEITGPPNSVTEQRGAGFQEAIEGEDGIDVVASQDGDFSTETSLGVMQNILQAQEEIDAVYTQDDGMALGVLQAIEEAGREDIQFITGAGGGTEVYEHIQDDDSLITATFLYPPTMSVEGIRIAADLAQGEEQAEEEVLLDATEVTNDNVDEHYDPDSLF, encoded by the coding sequence ATGAAGTACGTATGGTTTGTAGGTATGGTTTTGGGCGCACTCATGATTTTATCTGCGTGTGGAGGTAGTGAAGAAAGCAGTGGAGATGGAGGGGAAGGCGCTAGTCTTACCATTGGGATCTCTTTACCATCTGCTACACATGGTTGGATGGGCGCACTCATTGATCATGCAGAGACGGAGGCGAATGAGATTTCGGAAAGTGAGGGTATTGATTATGTGATGACGAACGCCGAGAACCCGAATGAGCAAGCGAACGATGTTGATGATTTAATAGCTCAGGATGTGGATGCGATGGTGATTCTTCCCATCGAGTCTGCGGCTTTAACACCATCTGGTCAAAATGTTGCAGATGCTGACATACCGCTTGTTGTTGTTGACCGCGAATTAGAAAACGATGCGGCGGATGTTGTTGTTACAGGGGATAATGAAGGAATTGGCCGCAATGCTGGTAACTATCTCGTTAATCAATTAGACGGTGAGGGAAAGATTGTAGAAATCACAGGTCCTCCCAATTCGGTAACGGAGCAGCGTGGTGCCGGCTTTCAAGAAGCGATTGAAGGAGAGGATGGTATTGACGTAGTCGCTTCCCAAGATGGAGATTTCTCCACAGAGACGTCATTGGGTGTCATGCAAAACATTTTACAAGCACAGGAAGAAATTGATGCTGTCTATACCCAAGACGATGGCATGGCATTAGGAGTATTGCAAGCCATCGAAGAGGCAGGGCGAGAGGATATTCAATTTATTACTGGTGCAGGTGGAGGCACCGAAGTTTATGAACATATTCAGGATGATGATAGCTTGATAACAGCTACCTTCTTGTATCCTCCTACCATGAGTGTAGAAGGGATTCGGATTGCTGCAGATCTAGCCCAAGGAGAAGAACAAGCGGAAGAAGAAGTTCTTCTGGATGCAACTGAAGTGACGAATGACAATGTGGATGAACATTACGATCCAGATTCTTTATTCTAA
- a CDS encoding sugar ABC transporter ATP-binding protein, with the protein MSTILSMEHIHKSFHDVPVLNDVSLEVEQGEIHALLGENGAGKSTLMNILGGVHQPEEGSIVFNGETVEMANPRVSQSHGISFIHQELNVIPDLRVYENMFLGTELRNKFGFVRVEEMCDETSKILSELGFDVDPKTYVRHLDASYKQMIEIARALLHKSKLIIMDEPTTSLAEHEIHRLFAVMKNLKHAGVSFIYISHKLKEIQEVCDRYTVLRDGKVVGSNSLEHENLDEITKLMVGKSVSEDRLTDFHPFGQVALEVKNLTSQGLFKDINFTVRKGEIAGFTGLAGDGRTELFESLFGYRQKYKGKINIHERVVHIKHPKQALEAGIGLVPKNRKENAIIKDLNVIQNMSLSSIKHFEKAGFIQRNIERRKFDFYQKKLNIKLHNPNIAIDKLSGGNQQKVVIAKWLEVNTDIIIFDNPTQGIDVGAKREILQHIVSLAKQGKAVIILSSEAPEIRKVSHRIYVMYKGEITARFQGEETTDNVIMSYATGSKGGMIYRKIHCRNPYTIEGDTTPHPLSSRIIQWVQ; encoded by the coding sequence ATGTCGACTATTTTGTCTATGGAGCATATCCATAAATCCTTCCATGATGTACCAGTGCTAAATGATGTCTCCCTCGAAGTGGAACAGGGAGAAATTCATGCATTGTTAGGAGAGAACGGGGCAGGTAAATCCACGTTGATGAATATCTTGGGTGGTGTTCACCAACCTGAGGAAGGATCCATTGTTTTTAATGGGGAGACGGTTGAAATGGCAAATCCAAGAGTTTCCCAATCCCATGGGATCAGTTTTATTCATCAGGAACTCAATGTTATTCCCGACCTGCGTGTATATGAAAATATGTTTTTAGGTACGGAACTTAGAAATAAGTTTGGATTTGTAAGAGTTGAAGAGATGTGTGATGAAACAAGTAAAATCTTAAGTGAATTAGGTTTTGATGTTGATCCAAAGACCTATGTACGTCATTTGGATGCTTCCTATAAACAGATGATTGAGATCGCAAGGGCCCTTTTACATAAGTCCAAGCTGATTATTATGGACGAACCGACCACCTCATTAGCTGAGCATGAGATTCATCGGTTATTTGCCGTAATGAAAAACCTGAAACATGCAGGTGTATCCTTCATTTATATCTCCCATAAGTTAAAGGAGATTCAGGAAGTGTGTGACCGCTATACGGTGTTACGTGATGGAAAAGTAGTAGGGTCCAATAGTTTGGAACATGAAAATCTTGATGAAATCACGAAGCTGATGGTGGGGAAATCGGTTTCTGAAGATCGTCTAACAGATTTTCATCCATTTGGACAAGTAGCATTAGAAGTTAAAAACCTAACAAGCCAAGGCCTTTTTAAGGATATCAATTTCACTGTAAGGAAAGGGGAAATTGCTGGATTTACCGGTTTAGCCGGCGACGGACGAACAGAACTGTTTGAAAGTTTGTTTGGTTATCGACAAAAATACAAAGGCAAAATTAACATTCATGAACGGGTCGTACACATTAAACATCCCAAACAGGCATTAGAAGCAGGCATCGGACTTGTTCCTAAAAATCGGAAGGAAAATGCGATCATTAAAGATCTTAACGTTATTCAAAATATGAGTCTATCATCGATCAAGCACTTTGAAAAAGCAGGATTTATTCAACGTAACATTGAAAGAAGGAAGTTCGATTTTTACCAGAAAAAACTCAATATAAAATTACACAATCCAAATATAGCCATTGACAAATTAAGCGGTGGCAACCAACAAAAAGTGGTGATTGCCAAATGGCTTGAAGTCAATACCGATATTATTATTTTTGATAATCCAACACAAGGTATTGATGTCGGGGCGAAACGTGAAATTTTGCAGCATATTGTTTCATTGGCTAAACAAGGGAAAGCTGTGATTATTCTATCATCGGAAGCACCAGAAATACGAAAGGTATCCCATCGCATTTATGTTATGTACAAAGGGGAAATAACCGCCCGATTTCAAGGAGAAGAAACTACGGATAATGTGATTATGAGTTATGCAACCGGATCCAAAGGGGGGATGATTTACCGCAAGATACATTGTCGGAACCCCTACACCATTGAAGGAGATACTACACCACACCCATTGTCTAGCCGGATTATACAATGGGTTCAATAA
- a CDS encoding ABC transporter permease: MANPEIEPTKKYSNWNSRISWIWTEYSVVIAFLILFILSSIMSPRFLELSNLMNILMQVSIIGVVALGMTMVMLSGGIDLSVGSVLALVGVFTVITLNASGNVFIAILTALAVGAFVGFLNGFMVAKLKIASFIATLGMMAAARSIALYTSDGGSISGEVGGFSSISNSSIAGIKSPIIIFAVMAVIVFVLLQQTRFGRYVYAIGSNEKGALLSGIRVDRIKMTVYTLAGMLVSVAAIIETSRLNSISSSSSGMLYELDAIAAVIIGGTRMTGGRGKVVGTIFGVLILGILNNMMNLINVSPYLQGFVTGLVIIIAVVFQKRE, translated from the coding sequence ATGGCAAATCCAGAAATAGAACCCACGAAAAAGTATTCAAATTGGAATAGTCGCATTTCATGGATTTGGACAGAATACAGTGTTGTTATTGCATTTTTGATTCTCTTTATTCTTTCATCTATTATGAGTCCACGGTTTTTAGAGCTTAGTAATTTGATGAATATCTTAATGCAAGTCTCCATTATTGGGGTTGTAGCTTTAGGGATGACGATGGTGATGCTATCAGGAGGCATTGACTTGTCCGTCGGATCTGTGCTGGCCTTGGTGGGTGTTTTTACAGTAATCACTTTAAATGCTTCAGGGAACGTGTTTATTGCGATTTTAACAGCTTTAGCCGTTGGGGCGTTTGTCGGTTTTCTTAATGGATTTATGGTCGCAAAATTAAAGATTGCTTCATTTATTGCCACATTGGGGATGATGGCTGCTGCCCGCTCGATTGCATTATATACATCAGATGGTGGCAGCATTTCCGGTGAAGTAGGCGGATTTAGTTCCATTTCAAACAGTAGTATAGCGGGGATTAAATCTCCCATTATTATTTTCGCAGTCATGGCGGTAATCGTTTTTGTCTTATTGCAGCAAACGCGTTTTGGTCGTTATGTGTATGCCATTGGCAGTAATGAAAAAGGTGCACTTTTATCAGGAATTCGGGTGGATCGCATAAAGATGACCGTGTACACCCTTGCAGGAATGCTCGTAAGTGTTGCGGCGATTATTGAAACATCGCGTCTGAATTCGATTTCCTCTTCAAGCTCCGGGATGCTTTATGAATTGGATGCCATTGCTGCCGTCATCATTGGTGGTACGCGGATGACGGGGGGCCGCGGGAAAGTGGTCGGTACGATTTTTGGTGTGCTAATACTGGGTATTTTAAATAACATGATGAATTTAATCAATGTATCTCCATACCTTCAGGGATTTGTAACAGGGTTAGTTATTATTATTGCTGTTGTATTTCAAAAGCGAGAATAA
- a CDS encoding Gfo/Idh/MocA family protein produces the protein MNSKKRGVFLSYLRVGLIGYKFMGKAHTQAYKNTNFYFNPKEPFQLRAICGRNEENVKFAAHTYGWESYETDWEAVIERDDIDIIDIGTPSDTHKDIAISAANAGKHVLTEKPMALNVRDAKKMLKSVTDAGVQHMVSFTYRRVPAIRLAKRIIAEGRIGKVYHVRANYLQDWLADPQAPFAWRLDKNVAGSGAHGDLNAHIIDLTRYLVSEFDEVVGMSETFIKKRSIEAGSTNEEKTNDSASRDVTVDDATLFLARLDNGALGSFEATRYATGRKNNEYIEINGSLGSIVFNFERMNELQFLSKEDEPHLQGYRNILVTEPEYHEYMDAWWPPGHLIGYEHAFTHQASDLAQAITQQQPIYPNFEDGLRCQQVLEAVDNSIKSRTWEKVEKTNYLNL, from the coding sequence ATGAATAGTAAAAAGCGAGGTGTTTTTTTGAGTTATTTACGAGTAGGACTTATCGGGTACAAATTCATGGGAAAAGCCCATACGCAAGCATATAAAAATACAAATTTTTATTTCAACCCGAAAGAACCTTTTCAATTAAGAGCAATCTGTGGTAGAAACGAAGAAAATGTAAAATTTGCTGCACATACGTATGGTTGGGAGTCATATGAAACGGATTGGGAAGCAGTGATCGAACGTGATGATATTGATATTATTGATATCGGTACGCCTAGTGACACCCATAAGGATATTGCTATTTCCGCAGCCAATGCGGGGAAACATGTTTTAACAGAAAAACCGATGGCACTAAATGTACGTGATGCAAAAAAAATGTTGAAATCAGTTACAGACGCTGGTGTTCAACATATGGTCAGTTTCACCTATCGCCGTGTACCCGCTATTCGTTTGGCAAAACGTATTATTGCTGAGGGAAGAATAGGCAAGGTTTACCATGTACGTGCAAACTATTTACAAGATTGGCTTGCTGATCCCCAAGCCCCGTTTGCTTGGCGATTGGATAAAAATGTAGCCGGTTCCGGGGCGCATGGAGATTTAAATGCCCATATTATCGATCTTACCCGCTATCTTGTTAGTGAATTTGATGAAGTGGTTGGAATGTCGGAAACATTTATAAAAAAACGTTCTATCGAAGCCGGTAGCACGAACGAAGAGAAAACGAATGATAGCGCATCTAGGGATGTGACGGTAGATGATGCTACGCTTTTCCTTGCCCGGTTAGATAATGGTGCATTAGGTAGTTTCGAGGCAACGCGTTATGCTACTGGTCGTAAGAATAATGAATATATAGAGATTAACGGTTCGTTGGGATCAATTGTCTTCAATTTTGAGAGAATGAATGAATTGCAATTTTTGTCAAAAGAAGATGAACCTCATCTGCAAGGATATAGAAACATTCTTGTGACAGAACCAGAATATCATGAATACATGGATGCTTGGTGGCCACCTGGTCATTTAATTGGATATGAACATGCTTTTACACACCAAGCCAGTGATCTTGCGCAGGCCATCACGCAACAACAACCTATTTATCCAAATTTTGAGGATGGCTTACGTTGCCAGCAAGTTTTAGAAGCGGTAGATAATTCTATTAAATCACGGACATGGGAAAAGGTAGAGAAAACCAATTATCTAAATTTGTAA